One window of the Klebsiella oxytoca genome contains the following:
- a CDS encoding spore coat U domain-containing protein, with protein sequence MKNILLLFAALFLLAHSASSLADCSIKASSPNFGSVDSFTLNTVAQGVNAGAGFTCTKPLISVAATNTVTANIISASNANGNSLRLLGDNGVYIPYNICKDSSCGILYGVNSSIPWSSTSLLDLLGLFNSTDGTLPLYFRIPPGSNVPAGTYTDQVSIRWDYHLCYAGVANICIWVDSNPNSPLISTVNVTLKVTNSCYIDSAPDVAFTPAAIPANFNDLNGKFSIRCTQNAAYTVNLASDNASNGNWRQLISTINSQNYFLQYQFFQSNGSAWTQANNLSLSGTGASQDVNYTLKINTAQPNQPAGSYSDNVKVTVTY encoded by the coding sequence TTGAAGAATATTCTGCTTCTTTTTGCTGCACTGTTTTTGCTGGCCCACTCAGCCAGTAGTCTGGCCGATTGCAGTATCAAAGCCAGCTCGCCGAACTTTGGTTCCGTCGACTCTTTTACGCTGAACACGGTGGCACAAGGCGTGAACGCAGGTGCCGGATTTACCTGTACTAAACCGCTAATTTCAGTGGCCGCAACCAATACCGTTACGGCCAATATTATTTCGGCATCCAACGCTAACGGTAACTCGCTAAGGCTATTGGGCGATAATGGCGTTTATATCCCCTACAACATCTGCAAGGACTCGTCCTGCGGTATCTTGTATGGCGTCAACAGCAGCATTCCATGGAGCTCAACATCACTTCTCGACCTGCTCGGATTATTTAACTCAACGGATGGTACATTGCCTCTCTATTTTCGCATTCCGCCGGGAAGCAATGTTCCGGCAGGAACCTATACCGATCAAGTCTCGATCCGTTGGGATTATCACCTCTGCTACGCCGGGGTGGCGAATATTTGCATATGGGTAGATAGCAACCCGAATTCCCCCCTCATCTCTACGGTCAACGTGACGCTAAAAGTCACTAACTCCTGTTACATCGATAGCGCCCCGGACGTGGCGTTTACCCCCGCCGCGATCCCGGCCAACTTTAACGACTTAAACGGTAAATTTTCCATTCGCTGTACCCAAAACGCCGCCTATACCGTGAATCTTGCGAGCGACAACGCCAGCAACGGCAATTGGCGACAATTGATCTCCACGATTAACTCGCAAAACTATTTTCTGCAATATCAATTTTTTCAATCCAACGGTAGTGCCTGGACCCAGGCTAACAATCTCAGCCTCTCCGGTACCGGCGCATCGCAGGACGTAAATTACACGTTGAAAATAAACACCGCGCAGCCAAACCAACCAGCGGGGAGCTATAGCGATAACGTTAAAGTCACCGTGACCTACTGA
- a CDS encoding VirK/YbjX family protein, translating to MEYKPNNNEVLIVTDNSLHSASVAERRPHLITDLVMGRLTPAPIWQKRNYRIKFLLRTALFYAPTRSMLESLSARADFNQLLAAQVTLPGKVHRQYLSRGLNASQRAQAIISHYQFVDSLGNSRLANAMTAAQEMPLLELTGKDGSRFTLSASSAGKAEREGETTLWLRDDDEVVLASTTFSVIRQQEQWQLTIGGLQGPRSTISHEVIKRATRACHGLFPKRLLLEFIWLMAARCNIHQIYAVSDNGHVFRALRYRLSKGRHFHASYDEFWQSIEGVPDGAWRWRLPLKLERKTLESIASKKRAEYRRRFQLLDDMAARMAQLVD from the coding sequence ATAGAATACAAACCAAATAACAACGAGGTACTCATCGTGACGGATAACAGCCTGCATTCAGCCAGCGTAGCTGAGCGACGCCCGCATCTTATTACCGATTTAGTCATGGGCCGCTTAACTCCGGCGCCAATATGGCAAAAACGTAATTACCGGATTAAATTTTTACTCCGCACAGCCTTATTTTATGCGCCCACCCGCAGCATGCTGGAAAGCCTGTCGGCGCGCGCGGATTTCAACCAGCTGTTGGCCGCTCAGGTAACGCTGCCGGGTAAAGTCCATCGCCAGTATTTATCCCGCGGTTTAAACGCCAGCCAGCGCGCGCAGGCCATTATCAGCCACTATCAGTTTGTTGATTCTCTGGGCAACTCGCGCCTGGCCAACGCCATGACCGCCGCGCAAGAGATGCCGCTGCTTGAACTGACGGGCAAAGACGGCAGCCGGTTTACGCTCTCCGCCTCCTCGGCGGGCAAAGCGGAGCGCGAGGGCGAAACGACGCTATGGCTGCGTGATGATGACGAAGTTGTACTTGCCAGCACGACCTTTAGCGTCATCCGCCAACAGGAACAATGGCAGTTGACCATCGGCGGTCTACAGGGGCCACGCAGCACAATCTCACATGAAGTGATTAAGCGCGCCACTCGCGCCTGTCACGGCCTGTTCCCGAAACGCCTGCTTCTGGAGTTTATCTGGCTAATGGCGGCACGTTGCAACATTCATCAGATTTACGCGGTAAGCGATAACGGCCACGTCTTCCGGGCGTTGCGCTATCGGCTGAGCAAAGGACGCCATTTTCATGCCAGCTATGATGAATTCTGGCAATCTATCGAAGGCGTCCCTGACGGGGCCTGGCGCTGGCGTTTACCACTGAAGCTCGAAAGAAAAACGCTCGAAAGTATTGCCAGTAAGAAACGTGCTGAATATCGTCGTCGCTTTCAATTACTGGATGATATGGCCGCCAGGATGGCGCAGCTCGTGGATTAA
- a CDS encoding YebW family protein — MFALVLFICYLDGGCEDIVVDIYDNEQQCATSMDEQRIRHGGCFPVEDFIDSFWLPAREYSDF; from the coding sequence ATGTTTGCCTTAGTACTGTTTATTTGTTATCTGGACGGAGGCTGTGAAGATATCGTTGTGGATATTTACGATAACGAGCAGCAGTGCGCGACCTCAATGGACGAGCAGCGGATACGCCACGGCGGCTGCTTTCCGGTAGAAGATTTTATCGATAGTTTCTGGCTTCCCGCCCGAGAATACAGCGACTTTTAG
- a CDS encoding YebV family protein yields the protein MAKTNVRIGAFEIDDAELHGEQQGERTLSIPCKSDPDLCMQLDAWDADTSVPAILDGEHSVLYRKHYDRQSDAWVMRLA from the coding sequence ATGGCGAAAACTAACGTACGTATCGGCGCGTTTGAAATAGACGACGCCGAACTGCACGGCGAACAGCAGGGAGAGCGAACGTTAAGCATACCATGCAAATCCGATCCAGATTTATGTATGCAGCTTGATGCATGGGATGCTGATACCAGCGTACCCGCGATACTTGATGGTGAACACTCTGTCCTCTACCGTAAGCACTACGATCGCCAGTCTGATGCCTGGGTCATGCGCCTTGCCTGA
- a CDS encoding fimbria/pilus outer membrane usher protein has product MKDLKRTASGGLLAMASVSACAATYDSLPAPAASYSEKQEYELYLSLAVNGNIQASAVPVKVIAGHYWVSASVLQQSHIPLKTNDALVDVSTLPSVKVEYDRAGQILKLQVPDAWLPEQHIGETSGQNYQAAISSPGILFNYDAYSLFSSGGSQTTSAFTETRLFGPPGIFTNNAVIRQNWSSTGYEQQGYMRYDTLWKYSDTEQMISYQAGDVVSNALTWSSSVRMGGLRLSRNFSVRPDLVTYPLLNLSGSAAVPSSVDLFINGYKTSSSQINGGPYTLTNVPYISGAGEATVVTTDALGRQVSTSIPFYVSNTLLREGLSDFDFTIGALRSNYGIKNADYGTGAVSAIYRYGLNDWLTLSAHTEDRKGLSNAGIGGDIGVGNLGTLSLSGSASQGEGEGSQFTSGYSYYGSSWGVNYQHIQRSASYDNLSTYGSTATLSRQSDQATLSLSPWGRALGSFSLGYFDIKAEDNSRTRLMNLSWSRSLWQSSSFTLSINRDLQENSYSSMLQIIIPFDSQSSVQLSGQRSSSGQWGENISVSRSAPSEGGLGWNLAHSIGGDSYSQADLTWINRVSTLSGGYYDSKDDHHSWFEASGAVVLMDNSVFFARQINDAFIVVSTGNYPNIAVSYENRKVGVTDKNGHLLIPWASAWYPGKITLDTLPLPTDTEAVTVEKRIAVRESSGALVDFPVNRVRSATLVFLDAQGQPLPVGTPVEEVNSKQSGLVGYDGVVWLSHLGRNNEVKINAGELRCSIQFELPESTPVPQRIGPVSCPPLQRR; this is encoded by the coding sequence ATGAAAGACCTGAAAAGGACGGCGTCAGGAGGACTGCTGGCAATGGCTTCGGTCAGCGCCTGCGCCGCAACCTATGATTCCCTGCCCGCACCAGCAGCTTCGTACAGCGAAAAGCAGGAGTACGAGCTGTATCTCAGTCTGGCGGTGAACGGTAATATTCAGGCAAGCGCCGTTCCGGTAAAGGTAATCGCGGGTCATTACTGGGTTTCAGCCAGCGTTTTGCAACAATCGCATATCCCGCTGAAGACCAACGACGCGCTGGTCGATGTGTCGACGCTCCCCTCGGTTAAGGTGGAATACGATCGGGCGGGGCAAATACTAAAGCTGCAGGTCCCGGACGCATGGCTTCCCGAGCAGCATATTGGGGAGACATCGGGACAAAATTATCAGGCCGCGATTAGCAGCCCGGGGATTTTATTTAACTACGACGCTTATAGCCTCTTTTCATCCGGAGGCTCGCAAACCACCAGCGCCTTCACCGAGACGCGCCTTTTCGGCCCGCCGGGGATCTTCACCAATAATGCCGTGATCCGGCAAAACTGGTCTTCGACGGGCTATGAGCAGCAGGGCTATATGCGCTACGACACCCTGTGGAAATACAGCGACACTGAGCAAATGATAAGCTACCAGGCCGGAGACGTCGTCAGTAATGCTCTGACCTGGAGTAGCTCAGTTCGCATGGGAGGGTTACGCCTGAGCCGCAACTTCAGCGTTCGCCCGGACCTGGTGACCTATCCGCTGCTCAATTTATCCGGCAGCGCGGCGGTTCCTTCCAGCGTCGACCTGTTTATTAACGGTTATAAAACCAGCTCTTCGCAGATCAATGGTGGGCCCTACACGCTGACCAACGTGCCCTATATTAGCGGTGCTGGTGAAGCGACGGTGGTGACTACCGACGCTCTCGGCCGCCAGGTTTCCACCAGCATTCCTTTTTATGTCTCTAATACCCTGCTGCGGGAAGGCCTGAGCGATTTTGATTTCACCATCGGCGCGCTGCGCAGCAACTATGGAATTAAAAATGCCGATTATGGTACCGGCGCGGTAAGCGCTATTTATCGCTATGGATTAAATGACTGGCTAACCCTGTCTGCCCATACCGAAGACCGCAAAGGATTAAGCAATGCCGGGATCGGCGGCGATATCGGCGTGGGTAACCTCGGCACGCTCAGTCTGTCCGGCAGCGCCAGCCAGGGCGAGGGGGAAGGCAGCCAGTTTACTTCGGGTTACTCTTACTACGGCAGTAGCTGGGGAGTGAACTATCAGCATATTCAGCGCAGCGCCAGTTATGACAATCTCAGCACCTATGGTTCTACCGCGACGCTAAGCCGTCAATCGGACCAGGCCACGCTGAGCCTGAGCCCGTGGGGAAGAGCTCTGGGCTCTTTTAGCCTTGGCTACTTTGATATTAAAGCCGAGGACAATTCGCGTACTCGTCTGATGAACCTCTCCTGGAGCCGTAGCCTGTGGCAAAGCAGCAGCTTTACTCTGAGCATAAATCGCGATCTACAGGAAAATAGCTACTCCAGCATGCTGCAGATAATCATCCCGTTCGATTCACAAAGCTCGGTGCAGCTGAGCGGCCAGCGTTCCAGCTCCGGCCAATGGGGAGAAAATATCAGCGTCAGCCGCTCCGCGCCATCAGAGGGCGGGCTCGGCTGGAACCTCGCCCACTCAATCGGCGGCGATAGCTATAGTCAGGCGGATCTGACCTGGATCAACCGCGTGTCAACGCTGAGCGGCGGCTACTATGATTCGAAAGATGACCATCACAGCTGGTTTGAAGCTTCAGGCGCGGTGGTACTGATGGATAACAGCGTGTTTTTCGCCCGGCAAATTAACGATGCTTTTATCGTGGTCTCTACCGGCAACTACCCGAATATTGCGGTGAGTTATGAAAACCGAAAAGTCGGCGTTACCGATAAAAATGGCCATCTGCTGATCCCCTGGGCTTCGGCGTGGTATCCGGGAAAGATCACTCTCGATACGCTGCCGCTGCCAACGGACACCGAAGCCGTAACGGTCGAGAAACGTATCGCCGTGCGTGAAAGCAGCGGCGCGCTGGTCGATTTCCCGGTTAACCGCGTGCGCTCGGCAACCCTCGTCTTCCTCGATGCCCAGGGGCAGCCCCTGCCGGTCGGCACGCCGGTTGAAGAGGTTAACAGCAAACAGAGCGGTCTGGTGGGCTACGACGGCGTCGTCTGGCTTTCACACCTCGGACGCAACAATGAAGTCAAAATAAATGCCGGAGAGCTTCGCTGCAGTATTCAGTTCGAACTTCCGGAATCAACGCCGGTTCCACAACGGATAGGTCCGGTTAGCTGCCCCCCTTTACAGCGGAGATAA
- a CDS encoding spore coat U domain-containing protein, which yields MNVKTISRSILGGLISAIVILQPASAAGTLSGQIGVQVTLGSGCSVSNVRDGENNRWGNINFGNYGDLVNSIDASIVGSGGGNALTVTCTQDLDSTLTLDGGQSGDADLRYMKNAGGTQQIAYRLYSDTARSNEILPGGTIAIVGTGSPQAIPVFARIRPEDQSVNAPTAGEYNDIVTATLTW from the coding sequence ATGAACGTCAAAACGATATCGCGCAGTATCCTGGGCGGCTTAATAAGCGCCATAGTTATTCTTCAACCGGCTTCTGCAGCGGGGACATTAAGCGGCCAGATTGGCGTACAGGTGACGCTTGGTAGCGGATGCAGCGTATCAAACGTCCGCGACGGAGAAAACAACCGCTGGGGCAACATTAATTTCGGTAATTATGGCGATTTAGTAAACTCCATTGATGCAAGTATCGTTGGCAGCGGCGGTGGAAATGCGCTAACCGTAACCTGTACTCAAGATCTGGACTCTACGCTGACGCTTGACGGCGGCCAGTCTGGCGATGCTGATTTGCGTTATATGAAAAACGCCGGCGGCACTCAGCAGATTGCTTATCGTCTCTATTCGGATACCGCCCGCAGTAACGAAATACTGCCTGGTGGAACAATAGCTATCGTAGGAACGGGGAGTCCGCAGGCGATTCCCGTTTTTGCCCGAATCCGCCCGGAAGACCAGAGCGTCAATGCCCCCACGGCCGGTGAGTATAACGATATTGTTACCGCGACCTTGACCTGGTAA
- the pphA gene encoding protein-serine/threonine phosphatase produces MYQRIDGSAWRNIWLVGDLHGCFTQLIAALRERKFDPYRDLLLSVGDLIDRGPQSAKCLNLLRCRWVYAVRGNHEQMALEALTGGKTALWEMNGGGWYKQSSAQQQGGLAELIARCQYLPLVIELRCGEVVHVIAHADYPAAVYAWQQEVDAHQVLWSRRRLTDHLAGRHGAIAGADHFWFGHTSLKRRYDSDNQHYIDTGAVFGGELTLVALQQAG; encoded by the coding sequence ATGTATCAGCGTATTGACGGTTCCGCCTGGCGTAATATTTGGCTGGTTGGCGATCTGCACGGCTGTTTTACGCAGCTTATAGCCGCTCTGCGTGAGCGCAAATTTGATCCTTATCGCGACCTTCTCCTCTCTGTTGGCGATCTTATCGATCGCGGGCCGCAGAGCGCAAAGTGTCTGAACTTACTACGCTGTCGCTGGGTTTATGCCGTGCGTGGAAACCATGAGCAGATGGCGCTGGAGGCGCTTACCGGCGGCAAGACGGCGCTGTGGGAGATGAACGGCGGCGGCTGGTATAAACAAAGCTCTGCGCAACAGCAGGGAGGTCTGGCGGAGCTAATCGCCCGCTGTCAATATCTGCCGCTGGTGATAGAACTCCGCTGCGGCGAGGTGGTTCATGTGATTGCCCACGCGGATTACCCCGCCGCGGTTTATGCCTGGCAGCAGGAGGTGGATGCGCATCAGGTATTGTGGAGCCGCCGGCGGCTAACCGATCATCTGGCCGGGCGTCACGGCGCCATTGCTGGCGCTGACCATTTCTGGTTTGGCCATACGTCGCTCAAGCGGCGCTATGACAGCGATAACCAGCATTATATTGATACCGGCGCGGTATTTGGCGGAGAGTTAACGCTGGTTGCGCTACAGCAGGCAGGCTAA
- a CDS encoding spore coat U domain-containing protein has protein sequence MLRPEWLTLFLLFASGAQAATVQKTFKVSAQITAGCALGAGDGSQTTDFGTLSFGTLSSLYNNVDVASTSGAGSIIVTCTPGTSISIALDYGVNGGSATQRFMSSAGKTLAYQLYQDANRSTVWGNNTQALSVASFPSTTQTYTVYGRLFATNGFPAVGSYTDTVTVTLTY, from the coding sequence ATGCTTCGACCAGAGTGGCTTACATTATTTCTGCTTTTCGCCTCGGGCGCCCAGGCGGCTACTGTGCAGAAGACATTTAAAGTCTCCGCACAGATAACCGCCGGCTGCGCGCTTGGCGCAGGCGATGGTTCACAAACCACCGATTTCGGCACCCTGAGTTTTGGCACTTTGTCATCGCTCTATAACAACGTCGATGTCGCCAGTACTTCCGGCGCAGGTTCCATCATCGTGACCTGCACGCCCGGAACCTCCATTTCAATCGCTCTTGACTATGGTGTTAACGGCGGTTCAGCAACCCAGCGCTTTATGTCGAGCGCCGGCAAGACCCTGGCGTACCAGCTTTATCAGGACGCCAACCGTTCTACGGTTTGGGGAAACAATACGCAGGCTTTAAGCGTCGCATCATTTCCGAGCACCACGCAAACCTACACGGTTTATGGCCGCCTTTTTGCCACGAATGGCTTCCCGGCGGTGGGCTCATATACCGACACGGTCACCGTCACGCTGACCTATTAA
- the rsmF gene encoding 16S rRNA (cytosine(1407)-C(5))-methyltransferase RsmF: MAQNAVFLPEEFLAQMRAAMPAHLSFDDFIAACQRPLRRSIRVNTLKISVADFLQLVAPYGWQLTPVPWCAEGFWIERENEDALPLGSTAEHLSGLFYIQEASSMLPVAALFADGATPQRVMDVAAAPGSKTTQIAARMGNEGGILANEYSASRVKVLHANISRCGISNVALTHFDGRVFGAALPECFDAILLDAPCSGEGVVRKDPDALKNWSPESNAEIAQTQRELIDSAFHALRPGGTLVYSTCTLNRQENEEVVNGLLARYPQAVEVLPLATLFPQASEALTEEGFLHVFPQIFDCEGFFVARLHKTAAIEPLPAPGYKVGKFPFTPLKDRESAAIASAAAAVGLQWTSDHRLWQRDKEIWLFPQALEELFGKVRFSRIGIRLAETHNKGYRWQHEAVIALAASDSPFELTQAEAEEWYRGRDIYPETPPQQDDTIVTFQGAPLGLAKKVGSRLKNSYPRDLVRDGKLFNTKA; the protein is encoded by the coding sequence GTGGCTCAAAACGCAGTCTTTCTTCCTGAAGAATTCCTCGCTCAAATGCGTGCGGCAATGCCCGCGCATCTCTCTTTCGATGATTTTATCGCCGCCTGCCAGCGCCCGCTGCGCCGAAGCATTCGCGTCAATACGCTGAAAATCAGCGTGGCTGATTTTTTGCAGCTGGTAGCACCCTATGGCTGGCAGCTAACGCCGGTACCATGGTGCGCAGAAGGCTTCTGGATCGAGCGTGAAAACGAGGACGCCCTGCCGCTGGGTAGTACCGCTGAGCATCTTAGCGGGCTGTTTTACATTCAGGAAGCCAGCTCTATGCTGCCGGTCGCCGCGCTGTTTGCCGACGGCGCAACGCCGCAGCGGGTAATGGACGTGGCCGCCGCGCCGGGTTCTAAAACGACGCAAATAGCGGCACGCATGGGCAATGAAGGCGGGATCCTCGCTAATGAATATTCAGCCAGCCGGGTCAAGGTGCTGCACGCTAATATCAGCCGCTGCGGAATTAGCAACGTGGCGCTAACCCACTTTGATGGCCGGGTTTTTGGTGCCGCGCTGCCAGAATGCTTCGACGCAATTCTGCTCGATGCTCCCTGCTCCGGCGAAGGCGTTGTGCGTAAAGATCCTGACGCGCTGAAAAACTGGTCGCCGGAAAGCAACGCGGAAATCGCCCAAACCCAGCGCGAGCTTATCGACAGCGCATTCCACGCGCTTCGTCCCGGCGGGACGCTGGTGTACTCCACCTGTACTCTGAACCGACAAGAAAACGAAGAAGTGGTTAACGGACTGCTGGCGCGTTATCCGCAAGCGGTAGAAGTCTTGCCGCTGGCCACACTGTTCCCACAGGCCAGCGAGGCGTTAACCGAAGAAGGTTTTCTCCACGTCTTCCCGCAGATTTTTGACTGCGAAGGCTTCTTCGTCGCCCGCTTACACAAAACCGCCGCCATCGAACCGCTCCCGGCCCCCGGCTATAAAGTAGGCAAATTCCCTTTTACCCCGCTTAAAGATCGTGAGTCTGCCGCCATCGCTAGCGCTGCCGCCGCCGTTGGCCTGCAATGGACCTCTGACCACAGGCTCTGGCAGCGGGATAAAGAAATCTGGCTATTCCCCCAGGCGCTGGAGGAGTTATTTGGCAAAGTGCGCTTTTCCCGCATCGGTATTCGTCTTGCCGAAACCCACAATAAAGGCTATCGCTGGCAGCATGAGGCGGTAATCGCGCTTGCCGCGTCCGATTCTCCTTTTGAGCTGACTCAGGCCGAAGCGGAAGAGTGGTACCGCGGTCGTGACATCTACCCCGAAACGCCGCCGCAGCAGGATGATACGATTGTAACGTTTCAGGGTGCTCCGCTCGGGCTGGCGAAAAAAGTTGGGTCGCGTTTAAAAAACAGCTATCCCCGCGACCTGGTACGTGATGGAAAACTTTTTAACACCAAAGCGTGA
- a CDS encoding Ecr family regulatory small membrane protein, producing MFAAFWFIFSGRIWLLGSSPETGLYPTFTAPE from the coding sequence TTGTTCGCCGCCTTCTGGTTTATTTTCAGCGGCCGAATATGGCTCCTGGGGAGCTCCCCTGAAACAGGTCTCTATCCCACTTTTACGGCGCCAGAATAA
- a CDS encoding molecular chaperone, whose amino-acid sequence MIRCRFTPFIFALSIPSSALAASSVLVWPIFQTIESHEKGSELWLENRGSTPVNLQLRVFAWDQKASADTYADQRDVVASPPFTTVAPGQRQLVRLMRVAPVAAGIEKSYRIVIDEIPQAQPASPVDKNSAGLKMRMRYVLPLFTYGQGIVPLKNDGPAEAVRTTLRWSLSQQNNRQALCIDNTGNQHARLSTVYWANANGKGQIPQANGLLGYVLAQRKSCFPTAGNSPLPSGMHLFAKLTDNGQAVEIPANR is encoded by the coding sequence ATGATCCGCTGTAGATTTACGCCGTTTATATTCGCTTTATCGATCCCCTCATCCGCTCTGGCCGCCAGCTCAGTCCTGGTATGGCCGATATTTCAGACTATCGAAAGCCACGAAAAAGGATCTGAACTGTGGCTGGAGAATCGCGGCAGTACGCCGGTAAATTTACAGCTGCGCGTTTTTGCCTGGGATCAAAAAGCGTCTGCGGACACCTACGCCGATCAACGTGATGTTGTCGCCAGCCCCCCTTTTACCACGGTTGCGCCGGGTCAGCGTCAGCTGGTGCGGCTGATGCGCGTTGCTCCCGTCGCGGCCGGCATAGAGAAATCCTATCGTATCGTTATCGATGAGATCCCCCAGGCGCAACCTGCGTCGCCTGTGGATAAAAATTCTGCAGGCCTGAAAATGCGTATGCGCTATGTCCTGCCGCTGTTTACCTATGGACAGGGGATCGTGCCGCTGAAGAACGATGGCCCGGCCGAAGCCGTCAGAACAACGCTGCGCTGGTCGCTCTCGCAGCAAAATAATCGCCAGGCGCTGTGTATCGATAACACGGGCAATCAGCATGCCAGGCTTAGCACGGTTTACTGGGCGAATGCCAACGGCAAAGGGCAGATTCCACAGGCTAACGGCCTTCTCGGCTACGTACTGGCGCAGAGAAAAAGCTGTTTCCCGACCGCGGGAAACTCCCCGCTTCCCTCAGGGATGCATTTGTTCGCCAAATTAACGGATAACGGCCAGGCGGTGGAAATTCCGGCGAATCGTTGA